One stretch of bacterium DNA includes these proteins:
- the tmk gene encoding dTMP kinase produces the protein MNKKGKFIVFEGGEGSGKTSAQEYLKKELSGHKIVFTREPGGTPTAEQIRDLVISRKVQSGDPLDERAEMGLFCSARIQHIERLIQPTLAQGIHVICDRFSASTYAYQVFASGRKDLEGIFYFLDKIFRGAKVQQGKLVDGLEPDLYILMDIDPVIGLGRSMRRGDTNKFEDKLSDFHERVRDGLFAYLSSKPHCVIDASRDHKKVLEEVYRVVCTTLFSEE, from the coding sequence ATGAACAAGAAAGGTAAATTTATTGTTTTTGAAGGAGGAGAAGGTTCTGGCAAAACATCTGCACAGGAGTATTTAAAAAAAGAGCTTTCGGGACATAAAATAGTTTTTACTCGTGAGCCAGGTGGGACGCCGACCGCCGAGCAAATTCGTGACTTAGTTATCTCACGCAAGGTTCAATCGGGGGATCCTCTTGATGAGAGGGCTGAAATGGGACTGTTTTGCTCTGCTCGTATTCAACACATCGAGCGGCTTATTCAGCCGACTCTCGCACAAGGAATACATGTGATCTGTGATCGGTTTAGTGCCAGTACATATGCATACCAAGTTTTTGCGTCAGGAAGAAAAGATCTTGAGGGAATTTTTTATTTTTTGGATAAAATTTTCCGTGGGGCAAAAGTACAGCAAGGAAAACTTGTGGATGGACTTGAACCCGATCTTTATATCCTTATGGACATAGATCCCGTAATCGGTCTTGGGCGAAGCATGAGACGCGGAGACACGAATAAATTTGAAGACAAGCTTTCTGATTTTCACGAGCGAGTCCGTGACGGTTTATTTGCCTATTTGTCTTCAAAACCTCATTGTGTGATAGATGCGAGCAGAGATCACAAAAAAGTCCTAGAGGAGGTTTATCGGGTGGTATGCACAACCCTATTTTCTGAAGAATAA
- a CDS encoding 2'-deoxycytidine 5'-triphosphate deaminase translates to MILPTQHLRAIINGKVPMITSSQEIRDEQIQMATVDTSLGNVVYRMKASALPSSGETVMSLIDRFCAYDFEIKPKGAFLEKGVCYLIPLNESFALGSNYQVNFSPKSSIGRTDTFVRALIDRHTQYDRADHGYKGPLYLEVVPLSFDINITHLLEMIQFRVRTGECLVKSAEFYLMHSQQGILYDKDGRPLNHDEIDMFSDSVYFHIDLDRDIVGFESRSNAVTSLDLSKKDFYEVEDFWVPIKRPKNKELVTSPDKFYLFATRERIKMPETCCAELMVYDVSAGEYRSHYAGFFDNGFGFEDGGTHAVLEVRPRDVPRRFFHNQRVCRMFFEKTAEIPDKLYGKSVGSNYYSPNPSLSKHFKDKETVWCSK, encoded by the coding sequence ATGATACTTCCTACTCAACACCTGAGGGCAATCATAAACGGAAAAGTCCCCATGATTACTTCTTCACAAGAAATACGAGACGAGCAGATTCAAATGGCTACCGTGGACACCTCTCTTGGTAATGTGGTTTATCGAATGAAAGCATCAGCACTACCTTCTTCCGGGGAAACGGTCATGAGTCTTATTGATCGTTTCTGTGCTTATGATTTTGAGATCAAGCCTAAGGGTGCTTTTCTTGAAAAAGGGGTGTGTTATTTGATACCACTCAATGAGTCGTTTGCACTTGGCAGTAACTATCAAGTGAACTTCTCTCCCAAAAGTTCAATAGGGAGGACGGATACTTTTGTTCGTGCTCTTATTGATCGGCATACTCAATATGACCGGGCAGACCACGGATACAAAGGACCTCTTTACCTGGAAGTAGTTCCACTTTCATTTGATATTAACATTACTCATCTGTTGGAGATGATACAGTTTCGCGTACGAACTGGAGAGTGTCTTGTAAAAAGCGCGGAATTTTATCTGATGCACTCACAGCAAGGGATACTTTATGACAAAGACGGGCGGCCTCTTAATCACGACGAAATTGATATGTTTAGCGATAGTGTGTATTTTCATATTGATCTCGATAGAGACATCGTGGGTTTCGAGTCCCGCTCAAATGCGGTAACGTCCCTTGATCTTTCCAAAAAAGATTTCTACGAAGTGGAAGATTTCTGGGTTCCCATAAAACGGCCTAAAAATAAGGAACTTGTTACTTCACCAGATAAATTTTATCTTTTCGCAACAAGGGAACGCATCAAGATGCCCGAGACCTGTTGTGCAGAATTAATGGTGTATGACGTTTCTGCGGGAGAATACAGAAGTCATTATGCCGGATTTTTTGATAACGGTTTCGGGTTTGAAGATGGGGGAACACATGCTGTGCTTGAGGTGCGCCCTCGAGATGTACCACGTCGGTTTTTTCATAACCAACGTGTTTGTAGGATGTTTTTTGAGAAAACAGCGGAAATCCCCGACAAACTCTATGGAAAAAGCGTAGGATCAAATTACTATAGCCCTAATCCGTCGCTATCAAAACATTTCAAAGACAAGGAAACGGTCTGGTGTTCAAAATAG
- the rplK gene encoding 50S ribosomal protein L11, whose translation MAKKITKKIKLQVPGGKATPAPPLGPALGQAGVNIGEFVTRFNAATKDSIGDIIPVQISVYEDRTFDFVTKTPPASNLILKAAGVEKGSGTNLVTKAGSITKAQVKEIAERKMKDLNANDIAAASKIIEGSARSMGIEVK comes from the coding sequence ATGGCAAAAAAAATAACTAAAAAAATAAAACTGCAGGTTCCGGGAGGCAAAGCAACCCCTGCGCCCCCACTTGGACCTGCATTGGGACAAGCGGGAGTTAATATCGGTGAATTTGTCACGCGTTTTAATGCCGCAACGAAAGATTCGATCGGCGACATTATTCCCGTGCAAATTTCCGTCTACGAAGATCGAACATTTGATTTCGTGACAAAAACTCCACCCGCATCAAATCTTATTCTCAAGGCGGCGGGAGTGGAAAAAGGTTCCGGCACGAATTTGGTAACCAAGGCGGGATCCATCACCAAAGCTCAAGTGAAAGAAATCGCGGAACGAAAAATGAAAGATCTCAATGCGAACGACATTGCCGCGGCATCAAAAATTATTGAAGGAAGTGCGCGAAGTATGGGGATAGAGGTGAAGTAG